One part of the Vanessa tameamea isolate UH-Manoa-2023 chromosome 8, ilVanTame1 primary haplotype, whole genome shotgun sequence genome encodes these proteins:
- the LOC113400065 gene encoding carbohydrate-responsive element-binding protein isoform X3, giving the protein MQFIKKQNTLVCQFASPLDVDTHVKPETTILEGKYWKRRAEAVIAEYKKWRMFHIMRLFGKGDTSVQDSMSKLCGFQMSDMDTVESQCSDFAANMLTDEDYLTFMSDTLFSTITNHQPFAFPDCREIARGASLADFIQPSLGPLQPNLDDLMDTLEPFQDLLSSSRLPPVPEETTISSEDPLYRSGMSVDSYNPQNYIADNQNTTVAMPTSQMTIHGTNSNTQMISMSEPVKNDQLRVYNGRLFATSELSNNILGTQEMLPSFPQNTYEQQNATHPEQMHGNVYASKSPRVQFVNTQTKILPQQDTCYPKYNSALPPSQTAPETVSLLQQPVQNSKYASTLVIQGRSGYGREKPRSRLSHYSGQVTNNHYQGYSQPLQNQVHVAPQNYEVRPSVRHSPPQMQYLQPNPVDFKAKSSPNSVNTRSFKLPSPPLVPVTSQQVQVAVGVNVVSGLSAASAKSVRNKEQYRSHSLPLGAQLGADWVVSAPANTHTPSHTHTHAHAHAHSLDASSTHASRAREVTPGAIRIRSRSSSSGVPAEGASGGVGGGGGGATRRPPSLTSVASEPTLPQASVMLAQLLSAQHSQSLYKLNNSVEESVGVSDPTKSPILRGQPSPIGSDIISPHHSRAQSLSPPGSPSSERAGSPRESREARRTHLHAEQKRRYNIKNGFDTLQALIPHLNTNPAAKISKAAMLQKGAEYIKQLKAERNQIKEEMESLRQQIECLNNSISNCHSLLPATGAPVSRGRAGRLREMFAAHVAARTAHNWKYWLFSVVSAALVESFSACVSCSSAADLVRTTLLWAEQHCSLVEMRPAVLNSLRVLCTTTDILTSPERLADEARAAAAAAGVKREPT; this is encoded by the exons ttataaagaaacaaaacacTTTAGTCTGCCAGTTCGCATCGCCATTGGATGTTGACACGCATGTGAAACCAGAG acaaCAATATTAGAAGGCAAATATTGGAAAAGAAGAGCCGAAGCTGTGATAGCGGAATATAAAAAATGGCGCATGTTTCATATTATGAGGCTCTTCGGCAAGGGGGACACCTCTGTCCAGGATTCG ATGTCAAAACTATGCGGTTTTCAGATGTCGGACATGGACACCGTCGAGTCTCAGTGCAGCGACTTTGCTGCCAACATGCTCACCGATGAGGACTACCTGACCTTCATGAGTGACACACTCTTTTCAACCATCACAAATCATCAACCTTTCGCATTTCCAGATTGCAGGGAAATCG CCAGAGGTGCAAGCTTAGCTGATTTCATTCAACCAAGCTTAGGTCCTCTGCAACCAAATCTCGATGATTTGATGGATACTCTTGAACCGTTCCAAG ATCTTCTTTCAAGTTCTCGCTTGCCGCCTGTACCGGAAGAGACGACAATTTCTTCTGAAGATCCCTTATACAGGAGTGGAATGTCAGTAGATTCTTATAACCCACAGAACTATATTGCTGACAATCAAAATACTACAGTCGCAATGCCTACCAGTCAGATGACTATTCATG GTACTAACAGTAACACCCAAATGATATCGATGTCGGAGCCAGTAAAAAATGATCAATTACGTGTGTACAATGGACGTCTGTTCGCGACATCAGAGTTGTCTAATAATATTCTGGGCACGCAGGAAATGTTGCCGTCGTTTCCTCAGAATACTTACGAACAGCAAAATGCAACGCATCCAGAACAAATGCATGGTAACGTCTACGCGAGCAAGTCGCCTCGAGTACAGTTTGTAAATACGCAAACCAAAATTCTTCCTCAACAAGATACATGCTACCCTAAATACAATTCCG CTTTACCGCCATCACAGACCGCGCCAGAAACTGTATCATTGCTTCAGCAGCCGGTACAGAATTCTAAATATGCTTCTACTTTAGTAATACAAGGAAGAAGTGGATATGGTCGAGAGAAACCACGGTCTAGGCTAAGTCATTACTCGGGCCAGGTGACGAACAACCACTACCAGGGTTACTCGCAACCTCTGCAAAACCAAGTGCACGTGGCACCGCAGAACTATGAGGTGCGGCCGTCCGTACGACACTCCCCTCCCCAAATGCAGTACCTGCAACCGAACCCGGTAGACTTCAAGGCGAAATCTTCACCGAACAGCGTCAACACGCGATCATTCAAATTGCCTTCGCCACCTCTAGTGCCGGTAACGTCGCAACAG GTGCAGGTTGCGGTGGGTGTCAACGTGGTGAGCGGTCTGAGTGCGGCTAGTGCGAAGAGCGTCCGTAACAAGGAGCAGTACCGTTCGCACAGCTTGCCGCTGGGTGCACAGCTCGGCGCAGACTGGGTGGTCAGCGCGCCCGCGAACACGCATACGCCCTCACACACGCATACGCATGCCCACGCCCATGCGCACTCGCTCGACGCCTCCAGCACGCACGCCTCGCGA GCGCGCGAGGTGACTCCCGGAGCCATTCGCATCCGGTCGAGGTCATCGTCCAGTGGTGTGCCTGCGGAGGGCGCGAGTGGCGGTGTTGGCGGTGGCGGGGGTGGTGCCACGCGCCGCCCGCCGTCGCTCACGAGTGTAGCCTCCGAGCCCACGCTCCCGCAAGCCAGCGTCATGCTCGCGCAACTTCTCTCAGCCCAACACT CTCAAAGcttgtataaattgaataacagCGTAGAGGAGAGTGTGGGCGTTAGTGATCCCACAAAGTCCCCCATCCTCAGAGGACAGCCCTCGCCCATTGGGAGTGATATCATATCGCCACACCAT TCGCGTGCGCAGTCGCTGTCGCCGCCGGGTTCGCCGAGCTCGGAGCGCGCGGGGTCGCCGCGAGAGTCGCGCGAGGCGCGTCGCACGCATCTTCACGCTGAACAGAAGCGTCGATACAACATCAAGAATGGTTTCGACACGTTGCAGGCGCTCATACCACATCTCAACACCAATCCTGCCGctaag ATTAGTAAAGCTGCCATGCTACAAAAAGGGGCCGAGTATATCAAGCAGTTGAAGGCAGAGAGGAAtcaaataaaagaagaaatgGAAAGTTTACGACAGCAGATCGAATGCTTAAATAATTCCATTTC CAACTGCCACTCGCTGCTGCCGGCGACGGGCGCGCCCGTGTCGCGCGGGCGCGCGGGCCGCCTGCGCGAGATGTTCGCCGCGCACGTGGCCGCGCGCACCGCGCACAACTGGAAGTACTGGCTC TTCAGCGTGGTGAGCGCGGCGCTGGTGGAGTCGTTCAGTGCGTGCGTGTCGTGCAGCAGCGCCGCCGACCTCGTGCGCACTACGCTGCTGTGGGCCGAGCAGCACTGCTCGCTCGTCGAGATGCGACCCG CGGTTTTGAACTCGTTACGAGTCCTCTGTACGACGACCGACATCCTGACGAGTCCAGAGCGACTTGCGGACGaggcgcgcgccgccgccgccgccgccggtgTCAAGCGCGAGCCCACGTAG
- the LOC113400063 gene encoding ATP-binding cassette sub-family C member Sur, producing the protein MDAVCQHTDALCQAFGLAAALHSLNLYCASICTALICCCSTQRPRWIGIKWRWQNTRGIVSLALGMIWCCAAAAASLRPGNTVRLIASLMAPLSWLAAAAMHVALWTRRSTAPILYLAIYWSLSSASSATITYRFLLNVVPYNHVEVYLHGAGIFLAFIMSGVDWLCFYDEVTKRSLGRTKSSTESKNTLYLYNDTHFYSKITFFWLNTLLYKGYCVPLDNEDLKEVPEEESSKTYFKKIKTIIGKDQIVSIWKCYVRMVWPNFYIAGILRLFSDLTSVIPALGLAALIWYIENITKIDGMESEVTIQEFFSNGYVVLVIVTLALILQGLFSQNATHLLMVEGSRLKMALQSMIYDKCTRLACWSTDADVNEGSPLLQKPKDDANTQSGLLTNLISQDTYNIMSCVWVFHYTWAIPLKVFVILYLLYTKLGISAIIGSVTSLCLITPLQLFIGKKISDNSRDISKCTDHRISKISEILQGMNVIKLYVWEDLFNEKILQLREVELKLLNKDSWYWGLLNFTTQVSAALITIITFTTHYYLENTITLNSINVFAGLALFNQLTIPLLILPVTIFMMIQAMVSTKRIKDFLELPDSYNTRDDANDDSFTKQSTDNLYEAFLDVIPEDNLLSEREEFDLNNDEENSCLSNVSIVHGQEYLIRFTNAAFSWKIKDNVWLEVDNLDIPPGKLIMLVGSSGSGKSLLLSAILGEMYQEKGEFNTNVHCSTWYAGQPPWLLEGSIRDNILMNSSWCPKRYARVLRATGLRPDLQLLPEGDDTLLGSYGTPLSGGQRVRLCVARALYSKARLIVLDEPLTALDATLAQHLVSRALIPAARSGRTIILATNRLEVLHYADFIIAMEDSRVCEVGRLNTMCEGVLSQWARLAADARAAASRTGAGPTGGAARERKQLLRAISRLQLQRNMSVDAMHVGINEVAGAHLFAEVPTCAGGSWRQISKRMRPPISRQFSTPPPTDQNFKWYRDLRRAVSADESNKVLQHEASLLRRFLSRRPYHTLSRWTPRNLLRLLSSDSDTSSHSTQNNGTVVEVPSDDATLNSTTCNGIDTIAAQEDKSEPNTEDEVVQNEFTVWWEYCRACRWWGAVYWVVAVTAQAVALAADFWLSHLAAENAHSPLSDQETWNMIRIYVLWCAGAICAAGCAQVACACAGAASRRTLHERLLHATLHAPLHHHNSRSAGVTTHRFSSDTLVVDKKLPTAVNRWAQLALLCGAAILVNAIASPWTLLVMIPTFAMYIVLQSVYLKNARTLQHEEAESAARAVSLAAQTLSGAVTVRAGDLRPHMRDAFCRRLDRNHNALLLLNSANRWLSFSLDVMGAWSVFVSLAAALYSGSGSAVTGLAGTYSLLLPVYLAHLGKCRADLDALLASVQRLLTDIEVPQEDYREDCAIPTDWQRNGKIEFQNVTIQYQPESPPVLQNIDVVVNPGQKIAICGRSGSGKSTLLLTCAGSTKIHSGRVLLDGQDIACVPLRVLRHRVVVLPQETVMFSGTLRENLDPLAVHTDEEIWQSLRAVGLFDYVTAQPAGLECSVCGGRGWGGGRGARVCAARAALHARPAAALLLDEPGAALDAAAERTLLKAIASVAPNASILTVAHRISSVRDYDSAMMLERGKASGCVDFETLSPHASLYARSNRSTDPGHTE; encoded by the exons ATGGATGCGGTATGCCAGCACACCGATGCATTGTGCCAGGCGTTTGGGCTCGCCGCCGCGCTACACTCGCTCAACCTCTATTGCGCTAGCATCTGCACTGCACTTATATGCTGTTGTTCCACGCAGCGGCCTCGCTG GATTGGTATCAAATGGCGATGGCAAAATACGCGGGGAATAGTAAGTCTCGCTTTGGGGATGATATGGTGTTGTGCTGCGGCTGCAGCATCGCTTCGCCCTGGAAACACCGTACGACTAATTGCCTCTCTAATGGCTCCTCTGTCTTGGCTTGCTGCCGCGGCAATGCATGTAGCATTATGGACTCGGCGCTCAACGGCCCCAATTCTTTATTTAGCTATATACTGGTCGTTATCATCAGCCTCATCAGCAACAATCACATATCGTTTTCTACTCAATGTGGTTCCTTACAACCACGTTGAAGTATATCTTCATGGAGCCGGAATATTTTTAGCATTCATAATGTCTGGAGTGGATTGGCTTTGCTTTTATGACGAA GTTACAAAACGTTCACTTGGCCGTACAAAAAGTTCTACAGaatctaaaaatacattatatttatataatgatactcacttttactcaaaaataacttttttttggtTAAACACACTTTTATATAAAGGTTATTGTGTACCTCTAGATAATGAGGATTTAAAAGAAGTACCCGAAGAAGAGTCCTCaaagacatattttaaaaaaattaag ACTATAATTGGCAAAGATCAGATCGTCAGTATATGGAAATGCTACGTTCGCATGGTGTGGCCAAACTTCTATATTGCAGGAATATTAAGATTATTCAGCGACTTAACAAGCGTCATTCCGGCGTTAGGCTTAGCTGCTTTAATTTGGTACATCgaaaatataacgaaaattGACGGCATGGAATCTGAAGTGACCATACAAGAGTTTTTCTCAAATGGCTACGTCGTGCTTGTTATTGTAACATTAGCACTTATTCTTCAAGGGTTGTTCTCACAAAATGCCACTCATTTACTTATGGTAGAAGGTTCTAGACTAAAAATGGCTTTACAG AGCATGATTTACGATAAATGTACGCGATTAGCTTGTTGGTCTACAGACGCAGATGTAAATGAGGGATCCCCATTACTTCAAAAGCCCAAAGATGATGCTAATACACAATCAGGCCTTCTTACGAATTTAATATCTCAAGatacgtataatattatgtccTGCGTATGGGTTTTTCATTATACATGGGCCATACCATTGAAG gtgtttgttatattgtatttactttatacaaaattgGGTATTAGTGCGATAATTGGCTCAGTAACTAGTCTGTGTCTCATAACTCCATTGCAACTCTTCATTGGGAAGAAAATATCAGACAATTCTAGAGATATATCAAAATGCACGGACCACAGAATTTCGAAAATATCAGAAATTTTGCAGGGGATGAATGTCATTAAATTATACGTATGGGAAGACTTGTTCAATGAAAAAATCTTACAACTGAGGGAAGTCGAATTAAAACTCCTCAATAAAGATTCGTGGTATTGGGGATTACTTA ATTTTACGACACAAGTTTCCGCAGCATTAATAACGATTATAACGTTTACAACACATTATTATCTGGAGAACACAATTACGTTAAACTCTATAAATGTGTTTGCTGGGTTGGCACTTTTCAACCAGCTGACGATACCACTGCTAATATTACCTGTAACTATATTTATGATGATACAAGCTATG GTCAGCACAAAAAGGATAAAAGATTTCTTGGAACTTCCAGACTCTTATAATACGCGAGATGATGCTAATGACGATTCATTTACTAAGCAATCCACGGACAATTTATACGAAGCTTTTCTTGATGTTATTCCAGAAGATAATCTTCTCTCTGAAAGGgaagaatttgatttaaataatgacgAAGAAAACTCGTGTCTCAGCAATGTGTCAATTGTCCACGGACAGGAATATTTGATAAGGTTTACAAATGCTGCTTTCTCTTGGAAAATAAAGGATAATGTGTGGCTAGAGGTTGACAATTTAGATATACCACCag GAAAATTAATAATGCTAGTTGGATCTTCTGGTTCTGGCAAATCCTTGTTGCTTTCTGCAATATTGGGAGAAATGTATCAAGAAAAAGGAGAGTTTAATACAAATGT gcaTTGTTCAACGTGGTACGCTGGTCAACCACCCTGGCTTCTCGAAGGCTCAAtaagagataatattttaatgaatagttCGTGGTGCCCAAAAAGGTACGCTCGCGTGCTGCGTGCCACAGGATTACGACCTGACTTGCAGCTGTTACCGG AAGGCGATGACACCCTATTGGGAAGCTATGGGACACCACTGTCAGGAGGACAACGGGTTCGCTTGTGTGTCGCGCGTGCTTTATACTCCAAAGCGAGGCTTATTGTACTTGACGAGCCACTCACAGCTTTAGACGCGACACTGGCACAACATTTGGTCAGCCGGGCGCTCATTCCTGCCGCACGATCTGGTCGTACAATCATATTGGCCACGAACAGATTAGAGGTCTTACATTACGCGGACTTt ATAATAGCTATGGAGGACAGCCGTGTATGTGAAGTCGGTCGTCTGAACACTATGTGTGAAGGCGTTTTGAGTCAATGGGCAAGACTGGCTGCAGACGCCCGCGCAGCAGCGTCTCGAACTGGCGCTGGTCCAACCGGAGGCGCTGCGCGTGAAAGAAAACAACTTCTTCGAGCAATAAGCCGCTTGCAGCTTCAGAGAAATATGTCAGTTGATGCTAtg CATGTGGGCATCAACGAAGTGGCTGGAGCCCATCTCTTCGCAGAAGTGCCCACGTGTGCGGGTGGCAGTTGGCGTCAGATCTCCAAGCGAATGCGGCCACCAATATCACGTCAATTTTCCACTCCGCCTCCGACAGATCAAAATTTCAA atgGTATCGTGACTTACGACGAGCTGTAAGTGCAGATGAATCTAATAAAGTCTTACAGCATGAAGCAAGCTTGTTGCGTCGATTTTTAAGCCGCCGACCGTATCATACATTATCCAG aTGGACGCCAAGGAATTTACTTCGATTATTAAGCTCTGATTCTGATACGTCCTCTCATTCAACCCAAaataatg gaacaGTAGTGGAAGTGCCATCTGATGACGCGACGCTCAACTCTACCACTTGCAATGGAATTGACACGATCGCTGCGCAGGAGGACAAATCCGAGCCTAACACAGAAGATGAAGTTGTCCAGAACGAG TTTACGGTGTGGTGGGAATATTGTCGAGCGTGCCGATGGTGGGGTGCCGTATATTGGGTAGTAGCGGTGACGGCGCAGGCGGTGGCACTCGCTGCAGATTTTTGGCTCTCGCATTTAGCCGCAGAGAATGCCCACTCTCCTCTCTCCGATCAAGAG ACATGGAACATGATACGTATTTACGTGCTGTGGTGCGCGGGAGCGATATGCGCTGCAGGCTGTGCGCAAGTCGCCTGCGCATGTGCCGGTGCTGCCTCCAGGCGAACTCTTCACGAACGTCTGCTGCACGCTACGCTCCATGCACCGTTGCACCATCACAACTCACGCTCGGCTGGCGTTACGACACACCGCTTCTCTTCTGATACACTTGTTGTTGATAAG AAATTGCCAACGGCTGTGAACAGATGGGCTCAACTAGCATTACTTTGCGGAGCCGCTATACTTGTTAATGCAATAGCGTCGCCATGGACCTTACTCGTAATGATTCCAACGTTTGCTATGTACATTGTACTtcaatctgtttatttaaagaatgcTAG GACGCTTCAACACGAAGAGGCTGAGAGCGCAGCGCGAGCGGTGTCACTCGCGGCGCAAACACTGTCGGGCGCAGTCACAGTGCGCGCAGGAGATCTGCGGCCACACATGCGCGACGCTTTCTGCCGCCGACTCGATCGCAACCACAATGCTTTGTTGCTACTCAATTCTGCTAATCGTTGGTTAAGCTTTTCActg GACGTAATGGGTGCGTGGAGTGTATTCGTGTCCCTGGCTGCAGCCCTGTACAGTGGCAGCGGGAGTGCGGTCACGGGTCTGGCGGGCACCTACTCTCTGCTGCTGCCCGTGTACCTTGCCCACCTCGGCAAATGCCGCGCAGACCTGGATGCGCTACTCGCATCCGTGCAGCGCCTGCTCACTGACATCGAAGTGCCACAAGAGGATTACAGAGAAGATT gtGCTATTCCTACTGATTGGCAACGGAACGGTAAAATAGAATTCCAAAATGTAACTATTCAGTACCAACCTGAATCACCGCCGGTGCTTCAAAATATTGATGTCGTAGTTAATCCCGGTCAAAAG atcGCCATCTGTGGTCGTAGTGGCAGCGGAAAATCCACACTTCTACTGACTTGTGCGGGCTCAACGAAAATTCACAGCGGTCGCGTTTTGCTCGACGGTCAAGACATTGCATGCGTTCCGTTGCGGGTGCTACGACATCGAGTAGTTGTTTTGCCACAAGAAACGGTCATGTTTTCGGGAACACTGCGAGAGAACCTCGACCCACTCGCTGTGCACACAGATGAAGAAATTTGGCAAAGCTTACGAGCCGTAGGATTGTTTGATTATGTGACTGCGCAGCCAGCTGGTTTAG AGTGCAGCGTGTGCGGCGGGCGCGGGTGGGGCGGCGGTCGCGGCGCGCGGGTgtgcgcggcgcgcgcggcgctgCACGCTCGGCCGGCCGCCGCGCTGCTGCTGGACGAGCCCGGCGCCGCCCTTGACGCGGCCGCCGAGCGCACCTTGCTGAAAGCGATCGCTAGCGTCGCCCCTAACGCTAGTATTCTTACTGTCGCG CACCGTATATCATCCGTGCGCGACTATGACAGCGCCATGATGCTGGAGCGCGGCAAGGCCTCAGGATGCGTAGACTTCGAGACGCTGAGCCCGCACGCCTCGCTCTACGCACGCAGCAACCGGTCTACTGATCCTGGTCATACCGAATAG